From Quercus lobata isolate SW786 chromosome 1, ValleyOak3.0 Primary Assembly, whole genome shotgun sequence, one genomic window encodes:
- the LOC115951558 gene encoding uncharacterized protein LOC115951558, whose translation MSQEAVVRSREEDDELQCSTKKVKESHQRGSSSDDCSPRLDGERTLYKERLLGEVPSAYEEVFHFDNDMETEVVFDDESSDIAAGLAVVNLSGETKARIRALWANALIVKVFGNIVGYHFFITCLTNLWKPSGRLDCVDLGKDFFLIHFSLQSDYGRVLKDGPWFVGGHYLPIRNWEANFRPSTTNVSSVAILIRLPLLPIEYYDLSVLRDICKAIRPVLRIDRHTAVKTRGWSARIYMQISLDKPLIKLLKIGGIGQPVQYEGINSMCFSCGRVGHKVDGCPYTIRAPEKESGK comes from the coding sequence ATGTCTCAAGAGGCCGTTGTGAGGTCCAGAGAGGAGGATGACGAGCTACAATGCAGCACTAAAAAAGTGAAGGAAAGCCACCAAAGGGGTTCCTCCTCCGATGATTGCTCTCCTAGATTAGATGGGGAGAGAACCTTGTACAAGGAAAGACTCCTTGGTGAAGTCCCAAGTGCCTATGAAGAAGTTTTTCATTTCGACAATGACATGGAGACGGAAGTAGTGTTTGATGACGAAAGCTCAGATATTGCAGCTGGATTGGCAGTTGTGAATCTTTCAGGCGAGACGAAAGCCAGAATCCGAGCTCTATGGGCAAATGCTCTCATAGTCAAGGTTTTTGGCAATATAGTAGGGTACCACTTTTTCATAACTTGTCTTACGAATCTATGGAAACCTAGTGGCCGCTTAGATTGCGTCGACCTTGGCAAAGATTTCTTTCTTATTCATTTCTCTCTTCAAAGTGATTATGGAAGAGTGTTGAAGGATGGCCCTTGGTTTGTGGGGGGACATTATCTGCCTATCAGGAATTGGGAGGCAAACTTTAGACCCTCCACGACAAATGTTTCATCTGTTGCCATTTTGATTCGCTTACCACTACTCCCTATTGAGTACTATGATCTATCTGTTCTTAGGGACATTTGTAAGGCCATAAGACCAGTTCTAAGGATTGACAGACATACAGCTGTTAAAACCAGGGGGTGGTCCGCCAGAATTTACATGCAAATCAGTCTTGATAAACCCCTCATCAAGCTTCTAAAGATTGGTGGCATTGGGCAACCTGTGCAATATGAGGGAATCAACTCCATGTGCTTCTCTTGTGGTCGTGTAGGCCACAAGGTGGACGGGTGTCCGTACACAATTAGGGCACCGGAGAAAGAGAGCGGGAAATAA